In Silene latifolia isolate original U9 population chromosome 6, ASM4854445v1, whole genome shotgun sequence, the genomic window CAAACGGATCAACTAGTCGAGTTCAGGTCGGGCcgattcgggtcgggtcagttcagGTCTTTCATTGATTTCAGGTTAAatcgggtcgggacgggtcattTTAGGTCTGTTTCGGGTTTGTAGATCGGGTCTGTTTTGGGTCAAGCGGGTCTGGTTGTTTcggggtcgggtcattttcgggtcaatgaatattagagaaatagcaatttcaagtcttttcggttcaattagagttatattttttcgggtcattttcgaGTTAGGTGCTtctggatcgggtcattttcgtgTCAGGTCAGTTACGGGTCGAcaaagctcgggtcatgttcgaGCCGGGTCGAATCAATTCGGGTGTTCgcgtcacattcgggtgatgtagttcgggttaCTTCGGGTCTTAGGTCAGCCTTTTCGAGTCGagttgcttttgccaggtctaaatgGTAATGTCGTTTTGTTAGGAGCAAAAAAAGTGCAGATACAATAGTATTTTTGTTGCGGgagctctcgctttaaaagaattAATTTAGCAGTTAAATATTTATGAATCTCAAAGTttattgtggagggtgataatttatgtgttactCCCttccagtcactataatgtttcctctttcccgaaacggattattcaactaatgttcccctttctatttttagaaacttttactcttattttattcattcctctctcctatcaccaaaccctacataactcttttactcatattttattactttcctttatgttttggccccacaattctttatttaactactaataattcatccctctctcctatcaccaaccccacacaactcttttactcatattttaatacttttcctaaAGTATTGTGCGAAAACCAAATGGGAAGATTAtgatgaatgggagggagtattaaacaTTGTTTCCATGAAATCAACAAGGTTGCTGATTTTATGTCTTATATTGGACATttatgtccaactctttcgaggtggtttaaAAGCCGCTGACTCCAACTCAACTCAATCATCTTAAAAAAATGAGATATGCTAGTTCTAACCCAAAGGATCAATttagttttttttaaaaaaaaagggtcTGTTATTGTAGCAAATGTTGACCATTTCAACAAAATCTTTTTCCCCACGCTTATTATTATTCTACGTTGATGACAACTTCATCAAGTAGCCGTTGCGCCTGCCACTCACATTGCATTTTTTCTCATGCGTCGGTTACTCGGCTTACATCACGAACTCCTTATTTTCTCTGTTTTATTTATTCCAAAGGCCGCTTCCCATTTTCACTGCATTACGTAGCAAAACCAGTtcatttagttaattcaatttcGCATTCTCAAAACATTGCAACAATGGCGGAtttctcatcttcttcatcaccaTATGAATCAGAAGTTGATCAAATTCTTGCTGAAGCAATGGATCACTGTGTCCTTGAACAAATTTCCGCAATCAATTGTTCTTCTTTCTCTCACTCTCTACTTCCTTCTCACCTCGAAACTCGCTTCCAAAAGCTCAAAACTTTCCCTCCTTCTTCCTCTTCTAAACTCCAACTCGCTCCGAAAACTGATGGGGATGACAAAGTGGAAAATTTAAAATTACCATCTGGGCAATCAAAAGTTTCCAACTTTGAGGGAAATTCTGATGTTGGGGAGGGTAAAATGGGTAAATCGCCTAATGGGCAGTTGAAATTTCCCAACTTTGAGGGAGGTTCAGGTGGTAGGAAGGGTAAAATGGGAAATTCGAAAGGCGGGTATGTCTCTTCTCCGTCAGATTCTTCATCTGGTTATATG contains:
- the LOC141587005 gene encoding uncharacterized protein LOC141587005, giving the protein MTTSSSSRCACHSHCIFSHASVTRLTSRTPYFLCFIYSKGRFPFSLHYVAKPVHLVNSISHSQNIATMADFSSSSSPYESEVDQILAEAMDHCVLEQISAINCSSFSHSLLPSHLETRFQKLKTFPPSSSSKLQLAPKTDGDDKVENLKLPSGQSKVSNFEGNSDVGEGKMGKSPNGQLKFPNFEGGSGGRKGKMGNSKGGYVSSPSDSSSGYMDSPNLKSGKHDVKGKMGNSKPKSLSFCSDSEEETAAKSGGGCLCFSPKRVSNKKKKGGSGGGDELGFGWGKDEELLSDLRSFSSKEQKRRMKEAMREEEKINKEAEKIVKWAKQVSARMDFDISDDGEDDIVDDHSGHRRHSGRR